The genome window CATACTCATCCACAGTCTCCTccatttaaaacacattttaacaCAATCACATCCACAATCACtgccacatccacacactcctCCAGTGTAAACCAGTttaacactcacatccacacacactcacccatacaCTCCTCCAGTttaacacactcacatccacacactcttCCAGTtcaacacactcacatccagcGATCtgccacatccacacactcctctagtttaacacactcacatccacacactcctCCAGTTTGAACTCATTttaacacactcacatccagtGATTGGCGTAGTTTAGGGTAGTACCCCTCGGCACTgttaaaaatatatgtatatgtatgtgtcacACATGTCTTAAGTATTGCGTATTTGTATATTCACTTAAAACATTGTTTCTGCTGCTCTGTGGCAGGTAGAAAAACAAGAGACTGAGATTAgtactctgtttgtgtgtgtgtgtcatttttgaTTGCTTGTTGATAGCCTCTGAAAATGTCTAATGGCTGTGTTAAGAGACCTCTAGAGCACCAGTGAGATATTCTGGATActctcagcagtgtgtgtgtgtgtaaaccatAGACAGCTTTTTTATAGACTACAATGTCTAGAAGCACTCGAGGAACAGCACTATGTAATTTCAGCTGCTCCTCTTGGGTGTCCGAGGCAAAACGTGAGCGTTGGCATACTGTGGCACTCCTCACCAACATGACACCCACGTCTGAGTGCTTACCTTCATCACGCCAAAAGTATTTCTCAGTTTGCATTGAACAAGATATCAAACATGATATCTGTGCCATCTGTTAgctgatgactgtgtgtgtgtgtgtgtgtgtgtgtgtgtgtgtgtgtgtgtgtgtgtgtgcataggctGATCAAAGGTGAAGGGAGCAATTtaacactcctcacacacagctGTCTTACCCGCAGAGTAGCAATCGAGGAGCCCAGAGAGTGAGAGCAGACAGACTGATGGACAGGAAATAAATGTCCCAGTCGCCATGTTCAAACTTTCTCTTGTCCGGTGAGACCAACTTAGCCACACAATGCTAGAGCCCCCTGGCCCAAAATATCACCAGAGGAGAGCAGTGGAGGATGGCTGTTTGCAAACACACTTGTCcaaagatggaggagaagaagtACAGTAGTTAGTACTCAGGAAGTTCGTTCTCGCATGCTCTTGCAACTTCAGTGTTCAGTGGCTACATATCAGGCACCACATCAATAAATACTGTGCATTCCTGCCAGTGATGATAGTTGACTGAAATTTAGCAGATAGTAATGATAAGTTCACTGAATAtttgtaattatttattttttacatagCAGCAGGTAGCAGGTTATGAACAATTTCTATAAAACATCTACATCAGTCTGTTGGACTCAGAAGTAGCCTGCCAACAGATCTTATCTGTCTCGCCAATTATATGACAGGCACTCAAAGGCACACCAGTTTCACAACATTCCCTTGTTAATCCTAAGCACCAAGACAACCTCAGCACGGCCGTTCCATATCAGCTGGCAGCACAGAGAGGATGTCGGCCTGGTCCAGTCTCTGTATCGTCCACTCCAGACGAGATAAAATGACTGTGGAGGAagagttggaggaggaggaagaggaggaggacatgtAGCTGCCACTGTCTGATATTAGCTGACTGCTTGACAGGAGCTGCGGTGTGATGGGGAgagctgccagtgtgtgtggagccGGTGTGAGTGCTGTAAACAGTCTGAAGCTGAGGAGCCATCTGGATGGGCCGAAGATGATTAATCACATAGACTGAAAAAGCACccgagtagagagagagagagagagagaggtagggaaagaggaagagaaaaagagagggggagggagagaggaaaagagagagagagagagcctgggaGAGACTCTGAAGCTCATTCATTACCCTGCAGGGGAGCAGGAATGCAGTGTATGGGTGGTCAATTAGTTTACCAGTTCGACTGCAACCAACTGGCTCTCCGGGGCAAAGACATGGGATCCTCTCCACAGCCACTGTGACCACATCATGCCAACAGTGGGACCAGCGCTGGCATGTGGGCGCCTACTTCAAGACCTTCAAGTCTTCTCTCCGTACTCGTTACAGAACTGGGCAGATGAAGTGGGGGTTTAAATGTCTATTAGAACTGGTTAAATAATACATTTCTGAGGGAATGTAATGTAATTGCTCAACATTATCTGAATTTGTCATGGTGATAGTTGTCACACATCTCGTGTTCTTTTCAAATTTGATTAATGATGTTGgccactaggtggcactattGCCCACAAATACCTGAGTGTCAAGCTTGTGAGTGGCTGTGGCAGAGTTGACATGAACATTCATTCTGATGGGCCTCTCCAAACACTCTGGTCAGTGCAATGCTCTGCTAAATAGTGTGATGTGTTTGCAGTAGTACAGTGTATACTCTGCTTTATTCCCAACCTTTAATTGAGTTACAACTTCCTGACATCACATCTCCAAAGGTCAGGCCCTCACATTCCCTCACCCCACTTCTGCACACTCCCCTGCTCCCAGGGCCTCCCATACATACTTCAAACCCCACATTCCACCAGCCGCACACcatcaaccccccacacacacacacacacacaccaccaccaccacaccttCCTCACCCCCATGGCACAGCAGACAGGAACAGAGATATCAGCTGCCAGGCCAGCGCCCCAGCGCTTAGCACCATCCCGCCACCCGGCCCTGCCTGACAGCCCCTAATGCGGGGGAGCCATCATCACGCCGACAGGGGGGCAGCAACTGCTGTTCTCACAGGGGGCAGAAATACGCAGGGCGTGGAGGAGCGTACATGTGTCTGTGGGGAGGTCCCCGCACTAAGACCCCTGAGAAGCCAACACATCAGGCCCTCTCATGTGGGCGAGAGGAGCGCCACAGCTGTGCCGAGGGGGGGATTAAGATCATAGGTAGCCTCCAGTCCAGCTCTcgccctcgctccctctctctcgctctgtctgaaCGCAGAGGCCAAACCTGCTAAGCCTCACGCCATGTCTCTCAACCCCCGGGGCTCCACGGAGCTCCCATGTTCAAAAGAGCTGCATTCTCAGAGCTAGGAACACTTAGGATCTGCTGTTATACTGCCAAAGACAACGGCCTGATGATTAATGAACTTATTACTGTAACACCCACTTTAACTTACAGAAGAACAGAGTACATTTATGGAAAAACATTCAGgaaacttatttttttttcactcagtTCTTGCAAGTTCTCCAAAGAGCTAAAAAGAAAAGTGTATCtcaagaagagaggagaacatTGAAACTATTTTCTcataaaattgttttttttttccttctgcatTCCTGCTTTTAGTTCTTTCCTTTCAGCCACTCCACTGTTCACAGAACTCTGCGATGTCTACGATGTTAGGACATCTGTATGTTATAAAACCTTATACCCTTGAACGTTTagttaatttaatgccttctgAACTGAATGAAATACTGTGAACTCTTTCATTAAGGTTAGTGTGTTGGAAAACGCAGACACAACACAACTGGGTGGGTCAAAGGAAGTTTACCAATGACGCCATCCAAAGCCACAATAAACCAAATCACACGAACcgccattgttttttttttttcatttgtttattattaaaatagCTTCTCTTGTGGGTCTGTGATTGTTGTGCTCGAGAATGTACTTGTCATTTATAAAAAGTATTTTGCATGGGGGAAGTTTgagttgggggagggggagttGTTGGCTTGACAGGGGGCTCAGCTGAATCGAATACGACGCATGGAACCGACAGTGCTGTTCTGAGCCCCCCAGTCAGAGAAGTTATTGTAGTCTTTCTTCTCCAGGACGTAGTGGGGTCCTCTGAAGTTGGGTTCCTGGTACACCACCCAACTGCAGCCAGCGCCAGCCAAAGCACATGAAAGTGACCAAACAATAAACAGAAGAGGAAAAAACAATTATGAGAAAACAAGAGTCAGTGACACAACAGAGTAAATCAGGACTGAACTTATAATTTCCCCAAAGTCTGTACAATTTACACGGGAAGCTGGCCAGAATAAGCAGGCTAGCGTCAGACACGAGTGAGTGTTCTGAAGTGAATATATGAGTGAGTGTTCTGAAGTGAATAAACGGGTAAAATGTTCTGATATACGAGTGGAGGGTTCTGAAGTGAATATACGAGTAAAATGTTCTGAAGTGAATATTTAAGTAAAATGTTTTGAAGTGAATATATGAATGAAAGGTTCTGAAGTGAATATATGAGTAAAATCTTCTGAAGTGAATATACGAGTGAAAGGTTCTGATATATACGAGTGGAGGGTTCTGAAGTGAATATATGAGTGAAAGGTTCTGAAGTGAATATATGAGTGGAAGGTTCTGAAGTGAATATATGAGTGAAAGGTTCTGAAGTGAGGTGAATATCTaagtgagaggaggagtggactTACGCGCCACCCAGCACGCGGATAGAGGCGGCCCTGTTGAGGCTGTGGCGGGTCATGAGGTTGGGGATGTCGTCCTGAAGCTCAGTCCTCTTGCCTGAGAAACCAGCCCTCTCGTACAGCTGGGCACGGGCCGGGGTAGAGTCCtgagggtcacacacacacacagagaaatacacacacacacacacacacacacacacacacacacaagcacacacacacatacatgtacaggcacacagagacaaacataggcacacacacacacatacacatacacaaacatacacatatacatatgcacacacacacagacacacacacatacatgtacacgcacacagagacacacataggcacacacacacacacacacacacaaacatgcacacacacacacacacaaaaacacacaaacgtatgcacacacacacacacacacacacacacacacacacacacacacacacacacacacacacacacacacacacacacacacacacacacacacaaatacagagatTAGAGAAATTATACATTATGTGTTTGTCATTATCTAATGTCTTAATGTCTAGCTAATGTCTTATTTGCATATTTTAATTTTCAATCTAAAAAATATCTTCTTAATCCGAACAATTCTGTGTAGAATTACTAGTTactactttactactattactcaTTACTAGTGTGAAAATGCCGGTAATTCATTTTTGTCTGATTACATACTTTCAACATGACATAATGAGAATGATTTCTTTTTCGTTTTAACGCGAGTGTCATCTCCTGGTCGTGCAAAGCACCTGCCCGCTCACCTGTTTGACGGCGCGCACGGAGCCAACGCGGTCAGCCTGAGCGCACCACTTCTCAGTGCAGTTGTACTCGCCCCGCTCGGACATGTCCCACAGGTACTGGCGGCCACGGAAGTTCTCATGCTCGTAGCCAATCCAGCTACGCACAGCCAACATCAGCCAGAGACCACAGAGGAGAGAGCGGCAGAACAGTATTGAACTCAGGATTTGAATATGCGATTTTTACTGTCTTGCACTCAATACTTCCTGCACTGGATACCTTTCTTTTTTAAGTTTTAGGTTTTAATTGTTACTGTAGCCTttattaacattaatgttaTTATTACCATTATTACCAACTCTATTTTCAGTGGAGTTGTACCCGTTTTACATTTCATTACAAATTGTCTACTGTTCAtaacatattgtgaatgtggcaAATAAAAGCACTTTAACTTGGAATTGAAGGCAGAGGTTCACTTCTGGTTGGtcgcagaggtgtgtgtgcctgtatgtatgtatgcatgtgtgtgtgtgtgtgtgtgtgtgtgtgtgtgtgtgtgtgtggggtggggggctgacTTACGCTCCACTCTCCACTTGCACGGAGTTGCATCTTTCTGGGAAGTTCTTCTCGCTCAGCCTCTGGCAGTCGGCACTCAGGTCCAGACGTCTGCCAGCGAAGTTACGCTGCTCGAAAAGGGTCACCTgccacacggagagagagagggggggggtgggggcatacCTTAGCGAACCTTTAGGATACACTCCACATCTTCTGTTAACTTGCCATCATCAAACACAAGCCGTACAATAGGTCTCCAATATTATTACTGTACTATTGATACTCAATGGCCAGAATTGATGTCACTGAGGCAGAGAGCATGTGAGGATGACGATGACAATTATCCACTAAATGATGAAGATAAAGTGGAACTCACCCTCCCACTGGACCCGTAAAATGCACGTTGGAGCACAGACCCCAGCTTGCtgtggacggacacacacacacacacacacaataacaattttAACTTAACCAAGGAAAGATTGAATGATAACAACACTGTTGACCATGAATACACATTTTGATCAAGGAAAACTCATGGATGTAGTTTTCACATGGGCTGATTTGTTTCTGAGTTTTTGAGTGGTGCTCACTGGTGAAGAGCTCAGCCAGACTGCACATATTTTATTGCTCTTAAGTGCAGACAGAGGGCAATGCTGTGTGGAGGTGAGATTGTTCATAGTATATACTCCATTTCCCCCCATCATCTCGACTCAGTCACAAATCATTCAGTAGGATTTGATTTTTGGAGACATTTGGGTTTTCTCAGCGAGAGAGACAAAGTGCACACCAGCACGAGGACCCAGTGCCGTTGACAGGGGTTAGAGGTCAGAGTGTTTTTTTTGACACACCGGCCGGCTCGTCCTCcggacccccacacacagtcaGCCGTGTCCTCGCAACACCACTCTGAACATACCTGGTTTGTTGGACTAGTCCTGGGACCTTAGTAAAGATGTTCATGTCAGCTCAGCGAGGCCTCTTTAATGCCCTTTAAATACAGCGGCCAGGTCACCCACAGGGGATACTAGAACTCTCAGGccttctgcccctctctctgtccactgcCTGCATTGATATGctaaacacaggcacacacatgcagtatttTTGTTCACGCCTGACCACTgttgacaaatacacacacacacacatacagtacatatgcacacacacagacacacacacactgactctcactcacacacatacacacactgactgacagacacacagacacacattctctctctctctctcacacacacacacacacacacacacacacacacacacacacacacacacacacacacacacacacacacacacacacacacacaaacacacaaaagaaacacatgGACTAGGTGGAAAAAAACAGGCAGTGCAGTGCAAACACTTTTTCCTCAACAATTCAGCGTTTTTGTGAGACCCAGAGGCACAAAGCGCCGGCCCTGCCGATAATACGCACATTCATCAGGGCGTGGCCCCGCAGCTCAAGAGGGCGCCTCTCGGAGAACAAGAGGCAACAATGAGGAGCAGGACTCTCCAGAGGCCACTGCAACAGACAGCCTTCTGGGATATGGAGCTCCATCCGAGGGATCATCCAAGGGCAACATAAGGCCCC of Alosa alosa isolate M-15738 ecotype Scorff River chromosome 14, AALO_Geno_1.1, whole genome shotgun sequence contains these proteins:
- the crybgx gene encoding crystallin beta gamma X, with product MNIFTKVPGLVQQTSKLGSVLQRAFYGSSGRVTLFEQRNFAGRRLDLSADCQRLSEKNFPERCNSVQVESGAWIGYEHENFRGRQYLWDMSERGEYNCTEKWCAQADRVGSVRAVKQDSTPARAQLYERAGFSGKRTELQDDIPNLMTRHSLNRAASIRVLGGAWVVYQEPNFRGPHYVLEKKDYNNFSDWGAQNSTVGSMRRIRFS